The Henckelia pumila isolate YLH828 chromosome 2, ASM3356847v2, whole genome shotgun sequence genome includes a window with the following:
- the LOC140883272 gene encoding WAT1-related protein At3g28050-like isoform X1: MPTHEVERNPTPQRRSGEGSMEWSEFLLPFVGMVAAMTALAGNMIVSKMAMSNGASFYIISVYSNALATLVLFPTAFVFRGSKIPPVSFAVVWRIFLLALCGCLADIGSYAGINYSSPTLGSELLNLVPGFAYILAIIFRMEKLNLTESSGLLKFLGTLVLMVGASIATLYKGAAILNKPSILISSVDILAAPQNWVLGGSLLAMAAFLTAAWSIVQTTILRIYPVEMIIVAIYCVFVTIQSSVIALIAEKDLAAWKLQAEMGIVAVLYAGLINISFRLYLMSWCLRRTGPLFVTMFNPLVIVISAIIGLIFFHEVLYVGSVAGSIVLVIGLYAVIWGKAKENMLKKDIGDHKVPLLQDRILEA; this comes from the exons ATGCCCACACACGAAGTAGAAAGAAACCCGACCCCGCAACGGAGGAGCGGAGAAGGAAGCATGGAGTGGTCAGAATTCTTGCTGCCATTTGTGGGCATGGTGGCAGCGATGACTGCTTTAGCAGGCAATATGATTGTAAGCAAGATGGCTATGTCCAATGGCGCCAGTTTCTACATTATCTCTGTCTATTCCAATGCCTTGGCCACTCTCGTTCTCTTCCCCACTGCGTTTGTTTTCCGGGG GTCTAAAATCCCACCGGTTTCGTTTGCTGTTGTTTGGAGGATTTTCTTGCTTGCTCTGTGCGG TTGCTTAGCAGATATTGGGAGTTATGCTGGTATAAACTATAGTTCCCCCACACTGGGATCAGAGTTACTGAATCTGGTTCCAGGTTTTGCTTACATACTCGCCATCATATTCAG GATGGAGAAGCTAAACCTGACAGAATCAAGTGGCCTACTCAAGTTCTTGGGAACTCTTGTTTTGATGGTGGGGGCGTCTATTGCGACGCTATACAAAGGAGCAGCAATCTTGAACAAACCATCAATCTTAATCTCCTCCGTAGACATATTGGCAGCACCACAAAATTGGGTTCTTGGAGGAAGTTTACTTGCAATGGCTGCTTTTCTGACCGCGGCTTGGTCTATAGTTCAGACTACAATTCTCAGGATATACCCGGTGGAGATGATCATTGTGGCGATTTACTGCGTCTTTGTGACAATACAATCCTCGGTTATTGCTCTGATTGCCGAAAAAGATTTAGCTGCTTGGAAGTTACAAGCAGAGATGGGCATAGTTGCTGTATTATATGCG GGACTCATCAATATATCGTTCCGACTCTACTTGATGTCTTGGTGCCTTAGGAGGACAGGGCCACTTTTCGTCACTATGTTCAACCCCTTGGTGATCGTGATTTCTGCGATCATCGGCCTCATCTTCTTCCACGAAGTTCTCTACGTCGGAAG TGTGGCTGGTTCAATTGTGCTGGTTATTGGGTTATATGCTGTTATTTGGGGCAAGGCAAAAGAGAACATGCTGAAGAAAGATATTGGAGATCATAAAGTCCCCTTGTTGCAAGATAGAATTTTGGAAGCATag
- the LOC140884608 gene encoding WAT1-related protein At3g28050-like: MEWPQFLLPFVGMVAAMTALAGNMIVSKMAMSNGASLYIISVYSNALATLLLFPIAFIFRGSKIPPLSFAVVWRIFFLALCGCLADTGSYAGIKYSSPTLGSELLNLVPGFAYILAIIFRMEKLNLAESSGILKFLGTLVLMAGASIATLYKGAAILNKPLILTSSVHILAPPQNWVLGGTLLAMAAFLAAAWTVVQATILKIYPVEMIVMAIYCVFVTIQSSVIALIAEKDLTAWKLQAEMGLVAVLYAGLLNISFRLYLMSWCLRRTGPLFVAMFNPLVIVISAIIGLIFFNEVLYVGSVVGSIVLVIGLYAVIWGKAKENLVKEDIGGSNGHSFGHHKIRLLQDRIEEA; this comes from the exons ATGGAGTGGCCACAATTCTTGCTGCCATTTGTGGGCATGGTGGCAGCGATGACTGCTTTAGCGGGCAATATGATCGTAAGCAAGATGGCTATGTCCAACGGCGCCAGTCTCTACATTATCTCCGTCTATTCCAATGCCTTGGCCACTCTCCTTCTCTTCCCCATTGCGTTTATTTTCCGTGG GTCTAAAATCCCACCGCTTTCGTTTGCTGTTGTTTGGAGGATTTTCTTTCTTGCTCTGTGCGG TTGCTTAGCAGATACTGGGAGTTATGCTGGTATAAAATATAGCTCCCCCACACTGGGATCAGAGTTGCTGAATCTGGTTCCAGGTTTTGCTTACATACTCGCCATCATATTCAG GATGGAGAAACTAAATCTGGCAGAATCAAGTGGCATACTCAAGTTCTTGGGAACTCTTGTTTTGATGGCGGGGGCGTCTATTGCGACGCTATACAAAGGAGCAGCAATCTTGAACAAGCCATTAATCTTAACCTCTTCGGTACACATATTGGCACCACCACAAAATTGGGTTCTTGGAGGAACTTTACTTGCAATGGCTGCCTTTTTAGCCGCGGCATGGACTGTAGTTCAGGCTACAATTCTCAAGATATACCCGGTGGAGATGATCGTAATGGCGATTTACTGCGTCTTTGTGACAATACAATCCTCGGTTATTGCTCTGATTGCCGAAAAAGATCTAACTGCTTGGAAGTTACAAGCAGAGATGGGCTTAGTTGCTGTATTATATGCG GGACTCCTCAATATATCGTTCCGACTCTACTTGATGTCTTGGTGTCTGAGGAGGACAGGACCACTTTTCGTTGCTATGTTCAACCCCTTGGTGATTGTCATTTCTGCGATCATTGGTCTCATATTCTTTAACGAAGTTCTCTACGTCGGGAG TGTGGTTGGTTCAATTGTGCTTGTTATTGGGTTATATGCTGTTATTTGGGGCAAGGCAAAAGAGAACTTGGTGAAGGAAGATATTGGAGGAAGCAATGGACACTCATTTGGCCATCATAAAATCCGCTTGTTGCAAGATAGAATTGAAGAAGCATAG
- the LOC140883272 gene encoding WAT1-related protein At3g28050-like isoform X2 encodes MAPVSTLSLSIPMPWPLSFSSPLRLFSGGLKSHRFRLLLFGGFSCLLCADIGSYAGINYSSPTLGSELLNLVPGFAYILAIIFRMEKLNLTESSGLLKFLGTLVLMVGASIATLYKGAAILNKPSILISSVDILAAPQNWVLGGSLLAMAAFLTAAWSIVQTTILRIYPVEMIIVAIYCVFVTIQSSVIALIAEKDLAAWKLQAEMGIVAVLYAGLINISFRLYLMSWCLRRTGPLFVTMFNPLVIVISAIIGLIFFHEVLYVGSVAGSIVLVIGLYAVIWGKAKENMLKKDIGDHKVPLLQDRILEA; translated from the exons ATGGCGCCAGTTTCTACATTATCTCTGTCTATTCCAATGCCTTGGCCACTCTCGTTCTCTTCCCCACTGCGTTTGTTTTCCGGGG GTCTAAAATCCCACCGGTTTCGTTTGCTGTTGTTTGGAGGATTTTCTTGCTTGCTCTGTGCGG ATATTGGGAGTTATGCTGGTATAAACTATAGTTCCCCCACACTGGGATCAGAGTTACTGAATCTGGTTCCAGGTTTTGCTTACATACTCGCCATCATATTCAG GATGGAGAAGCTAAACCTGACAGAATCAAGTGGCCTACTCAAGTTCTTGGGAACTCTTGTTTTGATGGTGGGGGCGTCTATTGCGACGCTATACAAAGGAGCAGCAATCTTGAACAAACCATCAATCTTAATCTCCTCCGTAGACATATTGGCAGCACCACAAAATTGGGTTCTTGGAGGAAGTTTACTTGCAATGGCTGCTTTTCTGACCGCGGCTTGGTCTATAGTTCAGACTACAATTCTCAGGATATACCCGGTGGAGATGATCATTGTGGCGATTTACTGCGTCTTTGTGACAATACAATCCTCGGTTATTGCTCTGATTGCCGAAAAAGATTTAGCTGCTTGGAAGTTACAAGCAGAGATGGGCATAGTTGCTGTATTATATGCG GGACTCATCAATATATCGTTCCGACTCTACTTGATGTCTTGGTGCCTTAGGAGGACAGGGCCACTTTTCGTCACTATGTTCAACCCCTTGGTGATCGTGATTTCTGCGATCATCGGCCTCATCTTCTTCCACGAAGTTCTCTACGTCGGAAG TGTGGCTGGTTCAATTGTGCTGGTTATTGGGTTATATGCTGTTATTTGGGGCAAGGCAAAAGAGAACATGCTGAAGAAAGATATTGGAGATCATAAAGTCCCCTTGTTGCAAGATAGAATTTTGGAAGCATag